The following DNA comes from Nitrospira sp..
GCCAGCCCGTTCGTCGCGGACTTCGTGGGGCAGGCCGACTTCATCAGAGGCGAAATCCGTGACGGGATGATTCACACGGAGCTGGGCGAGTTTCCCAATACGCTTCCCGGCGAGGAAGGCACCGCCGTCGTCGTCATGATCAGACCGGACGATATCCACCTCTCGCCGGCCAAGGGGGCCGGTGCCCGCATTCAAGCGCGCCAGTTCCGGGGATCTGAAAACCTGTATACCGTCAGCCTTCCCTCGGGACAGATCGTTCACAGCAGCGAGGGCTCGACCAGTGTGTATCAGGAAGGGACCGCCGTAGAGCTGCAAATCCTAGCCACTCATACAGTGGTATTCAAAGCGCCTTCCCAGCCAATCGCCGGAAAACCAAACGAAGCAGGTTGACCTCTGGAATTTTCCCATTGACAACTTCGATTCGCGGATGGTATTGAGAAACATTATCAAGAGATACTTCCTGGGGTGCTAGAGCCATGGATGCGTTAAAAGAAATTGTCGACTACGGAGTGATCGGCTTGTTGCTGGCGCTGAGCGTCTGGGCCGTGGCTATCGCCGTGGAACGATGGCAGTTCTACAAGCGGGTCGACCTGGCGCAATATCCCAATCACCAACTGTTCGAGATCGCGTTGACGAGGCGTCTCGTTGTCATTGGGACTGTCGCTGCTAACGCCCCTTACATTGGCCTCCTTGGAACCGTCTTGGGAATCATGATGACGTTCCATACGATGGGAACCTCGAAAACCATTGCCGTCAGCTCCATCATGGTCGGATTGAGCCTCGCGTTAAAGGCCACGGCGGTTGGATTGCT
Coding sequences within:
- the exbB gene encoding TonB-system energizer ExbB, whose protein sequence is MDALKEIVDYGVIGLLLALSVWAVAIAVERWQFYKRVDLAQYPNHQLFEIALTRRLVVIGTVAANAPYIGLLGTVLGIMMTFHTMGTSKTIAVSSIMVGLSLALKATAVGLLVAIPCVVMNNALRRRVAELMTLYRSQRQHES